One segment of Variovorax sp. PAMC28562 DNA contains the following:
- a CDS encoding MFS transporter gives MTTRTRTTTSSSSSSSTSTSTSASDTAQQARRLRTVLWVVSLATVGLVFDGYDLVVYGTVVSTFLRDASHIGTVTPAIAGVLGSYALFGVLVGALLAGSVGDIVGRRKVMLFAYAWFSVGMALTALSTTSAAFGWLRFATGLGVGALVATTGALVSEYAPKGRKNLCNAIVYGGIPLGSLLAALLAILLLQHIGWRGMFNIGALPLFTLLPLAYFKMPESVAWLASRGRMAEARVLSEKTGVELPSEVVELAGQHGIADEGKAGFAGLFGGHYLFPTIVLGLMSATGLVLVYSLNTWLPELMLRAGFNAKGSLSFLLVLNGGALLGALLASGAADRFGPKPVVAICFATGTIALILLTLGFPLAALLLIVAIVGLGTSGTQTLIYGFVANYYRTNVRGAGVAWCAGFGRLGGVGGPMLGGLLIGAGFALNSIFYVLAALGVVGVVLTLLIPVSSTSLGTHAAPEPTGDALTVG, from the coding sequence ATGACAACCAGAACCAGAACAACAACATCGTCATCGTCATCGTCATCGACATCGACATCGACATCGGCCTCTGACACCGCGCAGCAAGCCCGGCGTCTGCGCACAGTGCTCTGGGTGGTGTCGCTGGCGACCGTCGGTCTGGTGTTCGACGGCTATGACCTCGTCGTCTACGGCACGGTGGTCTCGACGTTCCTGCGCGATGCATCGCACATCGGCACCGTGACCCCGGCGATTGCCGGCGTGCTTGGCAGCTATGCCCTGTTCGGCGTGCTGGTCGGTGCGCTGCTGGCCGGCAGCGTGGGCGACATTGTCGGGCGGCGCAAGGTGATGCTGTTCGCCTATGCCTGGTTTTCTGTGGGGATGGCACTGACCGCGTTGTCAACAACGTCTGCCGCTTTTGGCTGGCTGCGCTTCGCCACCGGCCTGGGCGTCGGCGCCCTCGTTGCGACGACCGGCGCGCTCGTGTCCGAGTACGCGCCCAAAGGAAGGAAGAACCTGTGCAATGCCATTGTCTATGGCGGCATCCCTCTGGGCAGCCTGCTCGCCGCCCTCCTCGCCATCCTGCTGCTGCAGCACATTGGCTGGCGCGGCATGTTCAACATTGGTGCCTTGCCGCTGTTCACGCTGCTGCCTCTGGCGTACTTCAAGATGCCCGAATCCGTCGCCTGGCTGGCTTCGCGCGGCAGGATGGCTGAGGCTCGGGTCCTTTCCGAGAAAACTGGTGTCGAGCTCCCAAGCGAGGTGGTCGAGCTGGCCGGGCAGCACGGAATCGCCGACGAAGGCAAGGCGGGCTTTGCTGGCCTCTTCGGCGGCCACTACCTTTTCCCCACCATCGTGCTCGGCCTGATGAGTGCCACCGGCCTGGTGCTGGTGTATTCGCTCAACACCTGGTTGCCCGAACTCATGCTTCGCGCCGGCTTCAATGCCAAGGGTTCGTTGTCGTTTCTGCTGGTGCTCAATGGCGGCGCACTGCTCGGCGCCCTGCTGGCCTCGGGCGCGGCAGACCGCTTCGGTCCGAAGCCGGTCGTTGCGATCTGTTTCGCCACCGGCACCATCGCGCTGATCTTGCTGACACTGGGCTTCCCGCTAGCGGCCTTGTTGCTGATCGTCGCCATTGTCGGGCTGGGAACAAGCGGTACGCAAACCCTGATCTACGGCTTCGTTGCCAACTACTACAGGACCAACGTGCGCGGCGCAGGCGTCGCATGGTGCGCAGGCTTTGGCCGGCTCGGTGGCGTCGGCGGCCCAATGCTCGGCGGTCTGCTTATCGGCGCTGGATTCGCGCTGAATTCCATCTTCTACGTTCTGGCGGCGCTGGGTGTCGTCGGGGTGGTTCTGACCCTGCTTATCCCCGTCAGCAGCACCTCGCTCGGCACCCATGCGGCGCCTGAACCGACGGGCGATGCTCTAACGGTCGGATAG
- a CDS encoding FAD-binding monooxygenase, which yields MQFYLNGYAPGDPDLAGKAFPDTVDVLVIGSGPAGALLAAQLSTFPKITTRLIERRPAALQVGQADGIACRTVEMFEAFGLGQRLMREAYWVNETVFWRPSKHDRTRIERTGRVQDTEDGLSEFPHLIVNQARLQQYLLDYMRMSPSRLVPDYGLDFVGLHVEPAGEHPVVVTLRDVATGRQNTVRAKYVVGCDGAHSKVRDAIGAVPRGDFANHAWGVVDMLAVTDFPDIRLKAAIQSADDGNILLIPREGGYMVRLYVDLGEIDPASRDAFRSVTQEQVIETARRVLHPYTLDVKSVVWFAVYQVGQRVTDRFDDVPVDQLASRLPRVFIAGDACHTHSAKAGQGMNVSMQDAFNLGWKLASVLDDRAAPELLRTYSVERQAIAQGLIDFDKEWSKIMGSAPQDPDHPELGGVDPQELQAYFVKSGRYTAGVATHYAPTTVLTAHATHQALAKGFTIGMRFHSAPVVRLADAKPMQLGHAARADGAWRVYAFADASGARLRNLAAFLAESPDSPVCRFTPAASDIDSVIDFRAIFQQRHLDLRVDELPALLLPRKGCFGLIDYEKTYCADRMTGSNIFELRGIDREHGAMIVVRPDQYVSSVLPLDAHADLAEFFDRFLLDRHHAKETRT from the coding sequence GTGCAGTTCTATCTGAATGGTTACGCGCCCGGCGATCCTGACCTCGCCGGCAAGGCGTTTCCGGACACGGTCGATGTCCTTGTGATCGGCAGTGGCCCGGCTGGTGCCCTGTTGGCCGCCCAGCTGTCGACCTTCCCGAAGATCACCACGCGGTTGATCGAACGTCGCCCAGCTGCGCTACAGGTTGGACAGGCCGACGGCATCGCCTGCCGCACGGTCGAAATGTTCGAGGCGTTCGGTCTGGGCCAGAGGCTCATGCGTGAAGCGTATTGGGTCAATGAGACCGTGTTCTGGCGCCCATCGAAGCATGACCGCACACGCATCGAACGTACCGGCCGCGTCCAGGACACCGAGGACGGCCTGTCGGAGTTTCCGCACCTCATCGTCAACCAGGCACGACTGCAGCAGTACCTGCTCGACTACATGCGCATGTCGCCCTCGCGGCTCGTACCGGACTACGGACTCGACTTCGTCGGACTCCATGTCGAACCCGCAGGCGAGCATCCCGTCGTGGTGACGTTGCGTGACGTCGCCACGGGGCGGCAAAACACCGTGCGTGCCAAATATGTCGTCGGCTGCGACGGTGCGCACAGCAAGGTACGCGATGCGATCGGTGCGGTGCCCCGCGGGGACTTTGCCAATCATGCTTGGGGCGTTGTCGACATGCTGGCGGTCACCGACTTTCCGGACATCCGGCTCAAGGCCGCCATCCAGTCGGCGGACGACGGCAACATCCTGCTCATTCCGCGCGAGGGCGGCTACATGGTGCGGCTCTATGTCGACCTCGGCGAAATCGACCCGGCCAGCCGCGACGCGTTCCGCTCCGTCACCCAGGAGCAGGTCATCGAGACCGCGCGGCGCGTGCTGCACCCGTACACGCTGGACGTCAAAAGCGTGGTGTGGTTCGCCGTGTACCAGGTCGGGCAGCGCGTCACGGACCGCTTCGACGACGTACCCGTCGATCAGCTCGCCTCTCGCCTTCCGCGCGTCTTCATTGCGGGCGACGCCTGCCACACGCACAGCGCGAAGGCTGGCCAGGGCATGAACGTCTCGATGCAGGACGCGTTCAACCTCGGCTGGAAGCTCGCCTCGGTTCTCGATGACCGCGCCGCGCCGGAGCTCCTGCGCACCTACTCTGTAGAGCGCCAGGCAATTGCGCAGGGCCTTATCGACTTCGACAAGGAGTGGTCGAAGATCATGGGATCGGCACCGCAAGACCCAGACCATCCCGAACTTGGCGGTGTCGACCCGCAGGAACTTCAGGCTTACTTCGTGAAGTCCGGTCGGTACACCGCCGGCGTCGCGACGCACTACGCGCCGACGACCGTACTGACGGCCCACGCGACCCACCAGGCTCTAGCCAAAGGCTTCACGATCGGCATGCGCTTCCATTCAGCGCCCGTCGTGCGGCTTGCCGACGCGAAGCCGATGCAGCTTGGCCATGCGGCGCGTGCCGACGGCGCCTGGCGTGTCTACGCGTTCGCCGATGCAAGCGGCGCGCGGCTGCGCAACCTAGCCGCTTTCCTGGCGGAATCTCCTGATTCGCCAGTCTGCCGCTTCACGCCAGCAGCATCGGACATCGACAGTGTCATCGACTTTCGCGCCATCTTCCAGCAGAGGCACCTCGACCTCCGGGTGGACGAGCTGCCCGCGCTTTTGCTGCCGCGCAAAGGGTGCTTCGGCCTCATCGACTACGAGAAGACCTATTGCGCCGACCGCATGACGGGTTCAAATATCTTCGAACTCCGGGGCATCGACCGCGAGCACGGCGCCATGATCGTGGTGCGTCCCGACCAGTACGTTTCGAGCGTGTTGCCGCTGGATGCTCACGCAGATCTCGCTGAATTCTTCGACCGCTTTCTGCTGGACCGCCACCACGCCAAGGAAACACGAACATGA
- a CDS encoding diguanylate cyclase, whose protein sequence is MAHLYTVTVCDFTRFPGLSRHTYGMRSEIGIKQAGSVVLRWLGFLKVRLLLGGMVVMVMSVTLITLVFLQSAETDTLSAERRREIDEAASTASRLSGHVVALQRALGSASSRLERLALDDTDALHRFALSQSVLQQLFSNVFVAAPDGSVRISMDATGTSRPTVNLSQRPYFQQTLMQVRSVISQAVPGKLSGAPVIVFAQPVRDEQGVFAVLGGAMRLDNRDLLEGLVDSQSEDATAMVVVTDALGQILAHPNRARLLQPLSDEPRLAVAFASWQAKGAPVEPTGLALDQPHEVVSAAGVPGPDWMIWRVRSEADLLAPLHAARVRALSTAAALVLVLLPLVLGTLWWLLRPLALLEDRARHMFDAAYPPETGWPRASGEIANLSKVLRRVGIDRTRLERERARTMGQLTSVMSAAPMGIAFAQGLRFELLNKEFCRLFAGTEHDLLVEDLAARFWAHADFEAFLIQQDAAFVSGEAYGGEWQMRRRDGSSFWAALRCSPVDIRNTSRGTVWTFSDVEELRASRELLEWAATHDPLTGLANRKAFEARASRLIDTFPSSQPASMVFIDLDRFKPVNDTAGHLMGDLMLLTVAKAISGQVRSGDLVARIGGDEFALLLDGCSHDDALRIAEAVRGAVRDVRLPWGQGVLQVGASLGIAELNATHLSLAGWMDAADAACYAAKASGRDAVRFATGTSH, encoded by the coding sequence ATGGCGCACCTTTATACGGTGACCGTGTGCGACTTCACGCGTTTTCCCGGCTTGAGCCGTCACACTTACGGTATGCGATCGGAAATCGGGATCAAACAGGCTGGGTCGGTTGTCTTGCGTTGGCTCGGCTTCCTCAAAGTTCGCCTGCTGTTGGGCGGCATGGTTGTCATGGTGATGAGCGTGACGCTCATCACGCTGGTCTTCCTGCAAAGCGCGGAGACCGATACGTTGTCAGCTGAGCGCCGGCGCGAAATCGATGAAGCCGCCAGCACGGCGTCTCGCCTGTCCGGTCACGTGGTTGCCCTCCAACGCGCGCTCGGGTCCGCGTCGAGCCGGCTGGAACGGCTGGCGTTGGACGATACCGACGCGTTGCACCGCTTTGCCTTGAGCCAGTCCGTACTCCAACAGTTGTTCTCCAATGTCTTCGTGGCAGCACCGGATGGAAGCGTTCGGATTTCGATGGATGCGACCGGCACCAGCCGACCCACAGTCAATCTCTCGCAGCGCCCTTACTTCCAGCAGACCCTGATGCAGGTTCGAAGCGTGATTTCGCAGGCAGTTCCGGGCAAGCTCAGCGGCGCGCCGGTGATTGTCTTTGCGCAACCCGTGCGCGATGAGCAGGGGGTTTTCGCTGTTCTGGGTGGCGCGATGCGCCTGGACAACCGTGACCTGCTGGAGGGTTTGGTGGACTCTCAGAGCGAGGACGCCACGGCGATGGTGGTGGTGACCGACGCGCTGGGGCAGATCCTGGCACACCCCAATCGCGCGCGGCTATTGCAGCCTCTGTCCGATGAACCCCGCCTGGCCGTTGCCTTTGCTTCATGGCAAGCCAAGGGCGCGCCCGTGGAGCCGACCGGACTCGCGCTGGACCAACCGCATGAGGTTGTCAGCGCAGCGGGCGTGCCAGGCCCCGACTGGATGATCTGGCGGGTGCGAAGCGAAGCGGATCTCCTGGCGCCCCTGCACGCCGCCCGTGTCCGGGCGCTGTCTACCGCCGCCGCACTGGTGCTGGTTCTCCTGCCGCTGGTGCTGGGCACCCTGTGGTGGCTGCTCAGGCCGCTGGCTCTTTTGGAGGATCGTGCGCGGCACATGTTCGACGCAGCCTATCCGCCGGAGACTGGATGGCCGCGGGCCAGCGGCGAGATTGCCAATCTGAGCAAGGTCCTTCGGCGAGTGGGGATCGACCGGACACGGCTGGAGCGCGAGAGGGCCCGGACCATGGGTCAACTCACCTCGGTCATGTCTGCGGCGCCCATGGGCATCGCCTTTGCACAGGGCCTGAGGTTCGAGTTGCTGAACAAGGAGTTCTGCCGGCTCTTCGCGGGCACGGAGCATGACCTGCTGGTCGAAGACCTGGCCGCTCGTTTCTGGGCACACGCGGACTTTGAGGCATTCCTGATCCAGCAGGATGCAGCTTTCGTTTCGGGGGAGGCCTATGGGGGCGAGTGGCAGATGCGCCGGCGTGACGGCAGCAGTTTCTGGGCGGCATTGCGATGCAGTCCGGTGGATATTCGCAACACGTCGCGTGGCACGGTCTGGACGTTCAGTGATGTCGAAGAGTTGCGCGCTTCGCGTGAGCTCCTGGAGTGGGCGGCAACACACGATCCCCTGACCGGTCTGGCCAACCGCAAAGCATTTGAAGCGCGCGCCAGTCGTTTGATAGACACCTTTCCGTCGTCCCAGCCGGCGTCCATGGTGTTCATCGATCTGGACCGCTTCAAACCTGTAAACGACACCGCTGGGCATCTGATGGGTGACCTGATGCTGCTGACGGTGGCGAAGGCCATATCCGGTCAGGTGCGTTCCGGCGATCTGGTCGCACGCATCGGAGGAGATGAATTCGCGCTGCTGCTGGACGGGTGCTCGCATGATGACGCTCTGCGCATCGCAGAGGCTGTGCGCGGCGCAGTTCGCGACGTTCGGCTGCCATGGGGACAGGGCGTCCTGCAAGTGGGCGCGAGTCTGGGCATTGCCGAACTGAATGCCACGCACCTGTCGCTTGCGGGATGGATGGATGCTGCCGACGCAGCCTGCTACGCGGCCAAGGCATCGGGGCGTGATGCGGTGCGTTTTGCGACGGGCACGTCGCATTGA
- a CDS encoding ornithine cyclodeaminase family protein — MLIIDAPTTQQALPFPTLIEALRRMFLAGCEVPQRHVHQVAAIAPERPSGVTSLVMSAWNARYYGVKIVNIAPGNAALGLAGLHSSYLLHDATTGVPLALIDGDAITARRTAAASALAASLLARDDARHLLVVGAGKVARLLPEAYRAVRAIDRVTVWARSSDQAAALVSELFVAGIEATASTDLAAAVAEADVVSCATMATSPVVFGQWLATGSHLDLIGGFTPAMRETDDACFMGASIFVDTEEALQKSGDLLGPMERGVFEATDVKATLAQLMAGERSGRSNASERTVFKSVGTALEDLAAAVLVYESQRA, encoded by the coding sequence GGCGTTACGTCGCATGTTCCTTGCGGGCTGCGAGGTACCGCAGCGCCATGTCCACCAGGTGGCGGCGATCGCACCCGAGCGACCGTCGGGCGTCACTTCGCTGGTCATGTCGGCATGGAACGCGCGCTACTACGGCGTCAAGATCGTCAACATCGCGCCGGGCAATGCAGCGCTTGGATTGGCCGGGCTTCACTCCAGCTACCTGCTGCACGACGCGACGACAGGCGTGCCCCTGGCATTGATCGATGGCGATGCAATCACCGCGCGGCGCACGGCAGCCGCCTCTGCCCTTGCGGCCTCCTTGCTGGCGCGTGATGACGCACGGCATCTGCTGGTGGTCGGTGCGGGAAAGGTCGCCCGATTGCTTCCCGAAGCCTATCGCGCAGTACGGGCCATCGATCGCGTCACTGTCTGGGCGCGGTCATCGGACCAGGCCGCAGCGCTGGTAAGCGAGCTGTTCGTTGCAGGCATCGAAGCGACAGCTTCGACCGACCTCGCCGCCGCCGTCGCAGAAGCCGATGTCGTGAGTTGCGCCACGATGGCCACGTCGCCAGTGGTGTTCGGCCAGTGGCTGGCAACCGGCAGTCATCTGGATCTGATCGGCGGCTTCACCCCGGCGATGCGCGAGACCGACGATGCCTGTTTCATGGGCGCGAGCATCTTCGTGGACACCGAAGAGGCGCTGCAAAAGAGCGGCGACTTGCTGGGTCCAATGGAACGCGGCGTGTTCGAGGCGACCGACGTCAAGGCCACGCTGGCGCAACTGATGGCGGGCGAAAGATCGGGCCGGAGCAATGCATCGGAGCGCACCGTGTTCAAGTCCGTGGGTACAGCACTCGAAGACCTCGCTGCAGCGGTGTTGGTCTACGAATCGCAACGCGCGTAG
- a CDS encoding MarR family winged helix-turn-helix transcriptional regulator, which produces MKAKASTSTLDLETLPGHYIRRLQQIAVSVFLQETEPHGLTPVQYSALQGIANSPGIDQRTLARTIGFDTSTIASVIDRLEARVLVLRSASPTDKRVRLLTLTDEGRAVLVAVVPSMLRAQVRMLEPLPKADRKEFMRMLRVLVSTNNDRSRAPGGAPAQGL; this is translated from the coding sequence ATGAAAGCGAAAGCAAGCACCTCGACCCTTGATCTTGAAACCTTGCCAGGTCACTACATCCGGCGGCTGCAACAGATTGCGGTGTCGGTCTTTCTGCAGGAGACCGAGCCGCATGGCCTGACGCCGGTCCAGTACTCCGCGTTGCAGGGAATCGCAAACAGTCCCGGCATCGACCAGCGGACACTGGCGAGGACCATCGGGTTCGACACCTCGACGATTGCCAGCGTCATTGACCGGCTCGAAGCCCGCGTGCTGGTTCTTCGCAGTGCCTCGCCGACAGACAAACGAGTGCGGCTGCTCACCCTGACCGACGAGGGGCGGGCGGTGCTCGTCGCGGTGGTTCCCTCGATGTTGCGGGCGCAAGTGCGCATGCTCGAGCCGCTGCCCAAGGCCGATCGCAAGGAGTTCATGCGCATGCTGCGCGTGCTGGTGTCGACCAACAATGACAGGAGCCGAGCACCTGGCGGGGCGCCGGCTCAAGGTCTTTAA
- a CDS encoding aspartate aminotransferase family protein: protein MSRNDDPDFWQAARRHLIRYGGAFEPMIIERAQGSFVYDADGRAILDFTSGQMSSLLGHGHPEVAAVVAEHARNLDHLFSGMLSRPVVELATQLAAITPPGLDRAMLLTTGAEANEAAIKMAKLYTGKFEIVSFAQSWHGMTSGAASATYSAGRKGYGPAAVGSYAIPAPYPYRPRFERDGQFDWQAELDYAFDLIDRQSSGNLAAFIAEPILSSGGLIDLPLGYLAALKKKCSERGMLLILDEAQTGVGRTGTMFAFERDGVVPDILTLSKTLGAGLPLAAVMTSEAIEDECHARGFLFYTTHVSDPLPAAVGLKVLEVVQRDRLVERACVAGQRLESGLRALQESVDCIGDVRGRGLLLGIEIVKSRAGKESAPDLGVAITRECMKLGLSMNIVQLPGMGGVFRIAPPLTVSDEEIDLGLDLLKRAIGAVA from the coding sequence ATGTCCCGCAACGACGACCCCGATTTCTGGCAAGCCGCGCGTCGGCACCTGATCCGCTACGGCGGCGCCTTTGAACCGATGATCATCGAGCGGGCGCAAGGCAGCTTCGTGTATGACGCGGACGGCCGCGCGATCCTGGACTTCACGTCGGGCCAGATGAGTTCGCTGCTGGGCCACGGGCACCCTGAAGTCGCCGCTGTCGTGGCCGAGCACGCACGCAACCTCGACCATCTGTTCAGCGGCATGCTCAGCCGGCCCGTGGTGGAACTTGCGACCCAGCTTGCCGCCATCACGCCGCCCGGACTCGACCGCGCCATGCTGTTGACCACCGGCGCCGAAGCCAACGAGGCCGCCATCAAGATGGCGAAGCTCTACACCGGCAAGTTCGAGATCGTTAGTTTTGCTCAGTCGTGGCACGGCATGACCAGCGGCGCGGCGTCGGCCACCTACAGCGCGGGTCGCAAGGGCTACGGTCCTGCGGCAGTGGGTTCGTACGCGATCCCCGCGCCCTACCCTTACCGGCCGCGCTTCGAGCGCGACGGCCAGTTCGATTGGCAAGCCGAACTCGACTACGCCTTCGACCTGATCGACCGGCAATCGAGTGGCAACCTCGCAGCCTTTATCGCCGAGCCGATCTTGAGTTCAGGTGGCCTTATCGACCTGCCGCTCGGCTACCTCGCAGCATTGAAGAAGAAGTGCAGCGAGCGCGGCATGCTGCTGATCCTGGATGAAGCACAGACCGGCGTGGGCCGCACCGGCACGATGTTCGCCTTCGAGCGCGACGGCGTGGTGCCGGACATCCTGACTTTGTCGAAGACGCTCGGCGCCGGCTTGCCGCTGGCGGCAGTGATGACATCCGAGGCGATTGAAGACGAGTGCCACGCGCGCGGCTTTCTTTTCTATACGACCCATGTATCCGACCCGCTCCCGGCTGCGGTCGGCCTCAAGGTGTTGGAAGTGGTGCAGCGAGACCGACTGGTCGAACGCGCATGCGTTGCCGGTCAACGCCTGGAGAGCGGATTGCGCGCGCTGCAGGAAAGCGTCGACTGCATCGGCGATGTGCGCGGACGCGGCCTGCTGCTGGGCATCGAGATCGTCAAGAGCCGAGCCGGCAAAGAATCCGCGCCCGACCTGGGCGTCGCCATCACGCGTGAGTGCATGAAGCTGGGCCTGAGCATGAACATCGTGCAGTTGCCCGGCATGGGTGGTGTCTTTCGCATCGCGCCGCCGTTGACGGTGAGTGACGAGGAGATCGATCTGGGGCTCGATCTGTTGAAGCGGGCGATCGGGGCTGTGGCTTAG
- a CDS encoding carboxymuconolactone decarboxylase family protein, whose product MPRFFHLFAASILLLQIQVHAEDRLPIIPPAAYTPEQAQAAADFEVARKGPVFGPFEPLMHSPQVMTLSRSMGDYLRYKSAIGNTMSELVILIIAREWTQDFEWWYHYPLALKSGISKEVADAIAEGRRPVGMSSDEDMIYSYTTELAKNKQVSDVTFERVKTRFGTKGVVDLTGIAGYYTLLAMQLNSAQYKLPEGQVGLRRLPQ is encoded by the coding sequence ATGCCCCGCTTCTTTCATTTATTCGCCGCCAGCATCCTGTTGCTCCAAATTCAGGTTCATGCAGAAGACCGGCTGCCGATCATTCCTCCGGCAGCCTATACGCCCGAGCAGGCCCAGGCTGCCGCTGATTTTGAAGTGGCGCGCAAGGGCCCGGTTTTCGGACCCTTCGAGCCCCTGATGCACAGCCCGCAGGTCATGACACTCTCGCGATCGATGGGTGATTACTTGCGCTACAAATCGGCGATCGGCAACACGATGAGCGAACTGGTCATTCTCATCATCGCCCGCGAATGGACACAGGACTTCGAGTGGTGGTATCACTATCCGTTGGCCCTGAAGTCCGGCATCTCCAAAGAGGTTGCGGATGCTATTGCAGAAGGACGTCGTCCTGTCGGCATGAGTTCGGACGAAGACATGATTTACAGCTACACCACCGAGCTTGCAAAGAACAAGCAAGTGTCCGATGTCACATTCGAGCGGGTCAAAACCCGCTTCGGAACCAAAGGTGTGGTGGATCTGACCGGGATCGCCGGCTACTACACATTACTGGCAATGCAACTGAATTCAGCGCAATACAAGCTTCCAGAGGGCCAGGTCGGGCTCAGGAGACTGCCGCAATAG
- a CDS encoding ANTAR domain-containing protein: MSDSEAYRAIREQAMSKRVPIEEIACAIVHANGVLSRSDT, from the coding sequence ATGAGCGATAGCGAAGCCTACCGGGCAATTCGTGAGCAAGCGATGAGCAAGCGTGTACCCATCGAAGAGATCGCGTGTGCGATCGTTCATGCCAACGGGGTTCTGTCACGCTCTGACACGTGA
- a CDS encoding M14 family zinc carboxypeptidase, protein MTSPTSPAYPTPFERGNGNQTTTWTECIAFYERLAERFPGVLRWWQIGTSDTGLPMHAGLVTADGVFDRDTLRKQGRPVFFNNNGIHPGEPEGIDACMALVRDFCLEPERLVSLGDTVFLFIPVYNVDGCVNRQSTSRANQLGPESFGFRGNGRNLDLNRDFIKCDSLAAQVFNRFFTCWDPDVMVDTHTANGADYAYAMTLIPTQPDKLGGGLGDFLRERMLPAIYGDMERRGWPTCPYVNLLGETPDDGIEDFLDLPRFSTGYAALHHTIGFMPETHMLKPFADRVAAMRTLVEVLLDFSVAQSGHIQQLRREARVDAARRTQWPLRWRNDHERPARIRFKGYTAVLTPSRLGNYQRLSYDRGQPWEKDIVHFDRCVEEQVVTTPKAYLVPQAWREVIERLEWNGVALQRLDADRLFDAARVYRVLEVGTLATAYEGHMFHDRVLLSTHAEAMQARAGDVLVPLDQPQARYAVETLEPEAHDSFFRWGFFNSVLEKKQASISAYVFEDTALQMLADEPALRQAFDEWKAAHPAQLSDPQAVLGFLFAHGKRHAEPEWRRYPVAALM, encoded by the coding sequence ATGACGTCCCCGACCAGCCCTGCCTATCCCACGCCCTTTGAACGCGGCAATGGCAACCAGACCACCACCTGGACCGAATGCATCGCCTTCTACGAGCGGCTGGCCGAGCGATTCCCGGGTGTGCTGCGATGGTGGCAGATCGGCACGTCCGACACCGGCCTGCCGATGCACGCTGGCCTGGTCACGGCCGACGGCGTGTTCGACCGCGACACCTTGCGCAAGCAGGGTCGCCCGGTGTTCTTCAACAATAACGGCATCCATCCCGGCGAACCCGAAGGCATCGATGCCTGCATGGCGCTGGTTCGCGACTTTTGCCTTGAGCCTGAGCGACTGGTGTCGCTCGGCGACACGGTGTTTCTTTTCATCCCGGTCTATAACGTCGACGGCTGCGTGAACCGCCAGTCCACTTCGCGGGCGAACCAGCTCGGCCCCGAGTCGTTCGGCTTTCGGGGCAACGGCCGCAACCTCGACCTCAACCGCGACTTCATCAAGTGCGACAGCCTGGCCGCCCAGGTGTTCAACCGCTTCTTCACCTGCTGGGACCCCGATGTGATGGTCGACACCCACACCGCCAACGGTGCCGACTACGCCTACGCCATGACCCTGATCCCGACCCAGCCCGACAAGCTGGGCGGCGGCCTGGGCGACTTCCTGCGTGAGCGCATGCTGCCTGCGATATATGGAGACATGGAGCGGCGCGGCTGGCCGACCTGCCCTTACGTCAACCTGCTGGGCGAGACGCCGGACGACGGCATCGAGGATTTCCTCGATCTGCCGCGCTTTTCCACCGGCTACGCCGCGCTGCACCACACCATCGGCTTCATGCCCGAGACCCACATGCTCAAGCCCTTCGCCGACCGCGTGGCCGCGATGCGCACGCTGGTCGAGGTGTTGCTGGACTTCAGCGTGGCGCAGTCGGGGCACATCCAGCAGCTTCGGCGCGAGGCTCGGGTCGATGCCGCACGCCGCACACAGTGGCCGCTGCGCTGGCGCAACGACCACGAGCGGCCAGCGCGCATTCGCTTCAAGGGCTACACGGCAGTGCTTACGCCGAGCCGGCTGGGCAACTATCAACGGCTCTCTTACGACCGCGGCCAGCCCTGGGAGAAGGACATCGTCCACTTCGACCGCTGTGTCGAGGAACAGGTGGTGACGACGCCGAAGGCCTATCTGGTGCCCCAGGCATGGCGCGAGGTGATCGAGCGGCTGGAGTGGAACGGCGTCGCGCTGCAGCGCCTGGACGCCGACCGCCTGTTCGATGCGGCCCGGGTGTACCGGGTGCTGGAGGTCGGCACGCTCGCGACCGCCTACGAAGGCCACATGTTCCATGACCGAGTGCTGCTGAGCACGCACGCCGAGGCCATGCAGGCGCGCGCCGGCGATGTGTTGGTGCCGCTCGACCAGCCCCAGGCCCGCTACGCGGTCGAGACCCTGGAGCCTGAAGCGCACGACAGCTTCTTCCGCTGGGGGTTCTTCAACAGCGTGCTGGAGAAGAAGCAGGCCTCCATCTCGGCCTACGTCTTCGAGGACACGGCCTTGCAGATGCTGGCCGACGAGCCGGCGTTGCGGCAGGCGTTCGACGAATGGAAGGCCGCGCATCCGGCGCAGCTGTCCGACCCGCAAGCGGTGCTCGGGTTTCTGTTTGCCCACGGCAAGCGCCATGCCGAGCCGGAGTGGCGGCGCTATCCGGTGGCAGCGTTGATGTGA